TGGCCTGAAGAGCACCCAGGGGAAGGGTTCCGAAAACCAGAGGGGAAACGTCAAGACCGGTATTTCCAAACTTTACAGTGTCCAGGGGGCTCTCCTTTAGATACGAGGTAAAGATACACACAAACGGGGGTTTGCCTCATTGGTCCGTATCTTCTAACGCAGCCGCAGCCGATATACAAGCCAAATATTATCCAGGTATTAACATAAGTTTGTGGTTTGATGTTTGAGGTTTGAAGTTTCTGATATCTCATCACGAATCATGGTTATTATTACACTTAGCCCTTTTCTGTTCTCTTTGGACATTGGGCTTCTTGACTGTCGTAGCTTTCCTGTCCGCCGTAACTTCAGTGAAGGTGGAAGCATAGTCGGTTGGCGAAGGTGGATGGACCTTGGACCGGCCCGGCACAAACTACGGGCACCCTTGACATTACTTACCATACACGATATATATTCCGGCTTTGTATTGAGTAATGAAGGAAAAGGAAAACCCGTGAAAAACAAGCTTCAAAAGGAAATTGAAAAGCGCCGTACCTTCGGTATCATAAGCCACCCCGATGCAGGCAAGACCACCCTTACTGAGAAGCTCCTTCTCTTCGGCGGGGCGATCCAGATGGCAGGCCAGATCAAGGCGCGCAAGGCATCCCGCCACGCCACCAGCGACTGGATGGCCATCGAACAGGAACGGGGCATTTCCGTTACCAGTTCGGTCATGAAGTTCAATTACCGGGATCGCGAGATTAACCTCCTCGACACGCCTGGCCATCAGGATTTTTCCGAGGATACCTATCGAGTGCTGACTGCCGTCGACAGTGCCGTCATGGTCATCGATAACGCCAAGGGCGTCGAGACCCAAACCCGCAAACTCATGGAGGTGTGCCGGCAGCGCAACACCCCTATTTTGACCTTTATCAACAAATTGGACCGGGAAGGGAAAGAACCTCTGGAGATACTCAACGAAATAGAAGAAACCCTCCAGGTGGAATGCGCGCCCCTGACCTGGCCCATCGGGATGGGTAAATCTTTCAAGGGAACCTACAACCGTTACCGCAAGGAACTGATCCTTTTCACCTCGGGCAAGGATACTCTCTCTGACGACTCGATCACCATAAACCGACTGGACGATCCCCGCCTGGACGAGCTGCTTGGTCACCAGGCCGACAAACTGAGGGAAGACCTGGAACTGCTGGACGGAGCCGCCAACCCTTTCGAACTTGAGCAGTACCTGAAGGGGAATCAGACCCCTGTATTTTTTGGAAGCGCCATTAACAACTTCGGTGTGGGCGAGATGCTCGACACTTTCATCGAGATCGCCCCGAGTCCTGGCGTTCAGGCTGCGACCACAAGGGATGTATCCCCTGGAGAGGAAGCGTTTTCCGGATTCGTCTTCAAGATCCAGGCGAACATGGATAAAGCCCACCGGGACAGGGTGGCCTTTTTGAGGATCTGCTCGGGCAAGTTCACCCGGGGGATGAAAGTCCGCCATCACAGATTGGGAAAGGACATCAACCTGGCAAACGCAACCATCTTCATGGCCCAGGACCGGACCAATGTGGAGGAGGCATACCCTGGGGACATCATAGGGATCCACAACCACGGCACCATTCAGATCGGTGACACCTTTTCGGAGAAGGAACCACTTCAGTTCTCAGGGATACCCAACTTCGCGCCGGAGCACTTTCGGCGGGTAAGGCTTAAGAACCCCCTCAAGGCAAAGCAGCTCCAAAAGGGCCTGCTCCAGCTCTCCGAGGAAGGTGCCGTCCAGGTCTTCAGGCCTCTCCTCAACAGTGACATGATCCTCGGCGCGGTGGGTGTGCTTCAGTTCGAGGTAACCGTCGCGCGTCTTAAGGCGGAATACGGGGTGGACGCTGCTTATGAACCTGTTGATCTCGGAGCTGCCCGCTGGGTGCTGTGTGATAATGAGAAGGTTATGGAAGAGTTTAAGAGGAAAAATCAGGCCCATCTGGCCCTGGACACCGGGGGAAGCCTCACCTTTCTCGAAACCAGCGAATGGATGATGGGACACGCCATCGAAAAAAACCCTGACATCGATTTCGTCAAGACCCGGGAGCACCATCAGTAAGTAGTGCCGTGAAATAGAGTTGAATCTCAGAGCTCAAATCTCAGATCTCAAAGGTTTCCCCCAGATTCAAGCCTTCCCCTGTGAAACCCTGCCTGCCACGGCGAAGCTGAAAGCGAAGACGGGTGTACCCTGTGGTGAAAAACATTGCTTTTGTAGCAACCGTGCCTTCCAACATATTCCAGGCTTTACTCTGCGTAACCCTGCGGTGGCTTTTTATGATTTACTTTGCGGCCCTCCGCGTTAAAGCTTTTACAGTATTTTTTAGGAATGCCACCCGTCTTCGTTCTTCGAACTACACCGCGGCCTGAATGGCTGGATTCCGGGTCCTCGTTTCACCCCCATCTCGGTCCCCCCCTCAGGAAGGCGCCGTTTTCCACATTGACCGTCTCGGGACTGTGGCTGTTTAATCGTTGTTGACCAGAAGGGTTTCGGACCCTCTTCGGCCTGCCGACATCTCCACAGGAACCTTCTTCATTCTCAGGGCAAAGAAGATCACCATCATCGCAATGAGAGCGATAGTGAAGTAACCCTTCATCTCGTACTGAAAGTTAAGGGTCCTGGCTGTCCGTGTATTCAGAAGAGCAGAGGCGATCCATCCGGATATTTTACCATCGGAGGTACGCACACCGGTCCAGCTTCCTTTATTGCCGGTGATGTTAAAACTCTCACCTGACCTGGCCTTGCTGACAACAGGTGCGTTTGAGGAGGGGGCCTGACGCACGTTGACAGTGTCTCTGGCTACAACCGCTTTCTGCCCGCGTTCCACCACAATGTCAGAGGCATCAAAAAAGATCATTCCGATACTGGCAATCATGACGCCCGCCGCCACAACAGCGAGGACCTTACCCCAGAAAGATAGCGTACCGAGGGGAGAGATCACCTTTTCTGATCTCCTCTTCGCATACCGTCCAACGATGGCACCCATGGCCTCGGCACCCCTGGCAATTTCCTGTTTCTGCATAACTGTCATATCACCCATAATTGACTCCTTTCAAAAAGATTGGTTTTGGTATTGATACCGGTAGTAGAGCAAGTGGAATGCCAAAGGAATGATTACGGATTGCGAATTGAGAATTACGAATTAAAACAGCACCTTAGGAAATCCTGGATCCGGAACCCGGAATCCGGATTTGGCTTTTCCGGTGTTCGGGAATCGAACGGGTGTTGGAAAAAGAAACAGGAGTCAGTAGCCAGAATCCAGCAGTCATTAGAGCGAGAAAATCAGGAGCAGAAAAGTTGGAACACGGGAAAGGCAAAATAAAAGAGGCGGGGCATTTCGCCCCGCCTCTCTGGAAACAGCATATGTAAAAGTTCCTATTTCTTGGGCACCTGGACGATCCACACCGTCTCCTCACCCAAAACGGTGCTGCCATCGACGTCACCCGTCATCGTCAGTATCACAATATCACCCCGGGACAGATCCTCACCCAGGGCAGCAGCGATCTCCTGTGTGGAGAACTTCAGGGTCATGTCATCGTACCCGTCGGGCAGATCCCCATCGTCGCCGTTCATATCAGGGTCCGTGCCCATGTCATCATGCCCACAGACATCCTCGTAACTCCACCTCAGGGGCGCGACCCCGTTGAGCCGGACAGAGGCTGGGTCGATCCGGGTGACATCAAAGGTTTCCGAACCGAGGATCGCCACCGGGAGGACACCGTTGCTCTTGAGGTTCAGAGGGTTGATTTCACTTCCGGGCTTGACGTCCACGGGAAGAACCGGCTCCATATAGTCGCCGAACTCAACCCACACATTTTCATCCACCACCTCCACGGCAACCTCATTCTCCGTGATGGAAGTGTAGCCTGCCGGGTCGGTCTCTATTACGGTGTAGGCCCCGGCCGAGACACCAAAAGCGAACATGCCGTCATTTCCTGTAGTCATCTCATCCAGGCCGACCAGGGTCACCACCGCCCCCGGAACCCCGGGTTCACCCACATCCATAATGCTGTCCATATTGAGGTCGTTATATACAACGCCCTCAATAAGATAATCACCCTCGGTCTGAAGAAGCTCCATGTTAAAGGCAAGGGAGGCCGTTTTCTCACCACCTGCCCCCCCGCACCCGGCTATCAGTAAAGCAGCTGTAAAAACAGCCAACACCCCTGATCTGAATTTCATGTTCTACCTCCCTGTTTGCCACATTGAAAGAGTCAGAAACGAGCCTGCACGCAGTAACCTTTTCTCCTGACGTGAAGGCGAAGCTTCCGTTCATTGCAGCAGTTGGTTTATTTGTAATGGTTACTATTGTACCACATTAGGTACAGGAATCACCTTCGGGATCTTTAAAAAAGGTATTACCCGAATTTAACCCCGGATGACGGACCCCGAACAGCTTAATATGAGCAAGTTCCATTCCCGAAATGCCGTTCATTACCTAACTACCTTTAAAGTATGGTTTTTTTAGCCAAAGCCTTGTTTCTGTTGTCGTTTTTATCATTTATGTCTGGAACTGCGATTATACAAAGTGGACAGTAAAGCCCACTATTTGTAAAAATATTTCCCAGAAAAGAAACTCCGATCTACTGGAGGTAGCACGCTGGTTTCTGTCGCTAATTTCTCTCCGCCAGCCCGGCGCAAACGATGCACGTCAGTGCGCCGGGATCAACCTTCAACCTCTTTTCTGCGATACCCTCCCCGCACTTCAGACAATACCCGTAATCCCCTGTCCGGATGCGAACAAGAGCGGCTTCTATCCGCTGCAGCTCCAGGGCAGAACGGTGATTCGTCGCTTTGGCCATGGCCTGCTGCTGCATAGCATCCATCCTGGACAACCTTCCCACCCGCGCCTGGTCCAGTTCGATGGCGCTGGCCGCTTCCAGTTGGCCGTCCTGGCGAGCCAGGAGATCTTTTCGTTTTTTCTCCAGAAGGTTCCTGAAATATTCCAGATCGATTTTGTTAATCAAGAACAGATCTCCCTTCATGGGGGTTTTTCCGCAGGCCGTATTTTAAAATATTCGGGGTGTTAATCGACGTCCACACATCTTACCATGCCGTTACACTTCACGGAAGTTTTACCAGCCCCTGCAAGAAAGGTTATATCCTTGTCCAAATTCGCCATCATCCTGATACTGATATCTGCCATTATCCACGCCTACTGGAACCTGATCAATAAACGATCCATACCGTCCGCCGCTTTTTTTCTGGTCGCCAACAGCGTCGGAGCCTGAATCTTTTTCCCATGGGTTGTTACCTACCCCGGCATTATTTACGCCATGCCAGGCCGCGTCTGGGTTCTTTTGGCAATCACAGGCCTCTTCCAGACTCTTTATTGTATCACTCTTGCAGCAGCATACAGACAC
This genomic window from bacterium contains:
- a CDS encoding peptide chain release factor 3, producing the protein MKNKLQKEIEKRRTFGIISHPDAGKTTLTEKLLLFGGAIQMAGQIKARKASRHATSDWMAIEQERGISVTSSVMKFNYRDREINLLDTPGHQDFSEDTYRVLTAVDSAVMVIDNAKGVETQTRKLMEVCRQRNTPILTFINKLDREGKEPLEILNEIEETLQVECAPLTWPIGMGKSFKGTYNRYRKELILFTSGKDTLSDDSITINRLDDPRLDELLGHQADKLREDLELLDGAANPFELEQYLKGNQTPVFFGSAINNFGVGEMLDTFIEIAPSPGVQAATTRDVSPGEEAFSGFVFKIQANMDKAHRDRVAFLRICSGKFTRGMKVRHHRLGKDINLANATIFMAQDRTNVEEAYPGDIIGIHNHGTIQIGDTFSEKEPLQFSGIPNFAPEHFRRVRLKNPLKAKQLQKGLLQLSEEGAVQVFRPLLNSDMILGAVGVLQFEVTVARLKAEYGVDAAYEPVDLGAARWVLCDNEKVMEEFKRKNQAHLALDTGGSLTFLETSEWMMGHAIEKNPDIDFVKTREHHQ
- a CDS encoding SH3 domain-containing protein, whose protein sequence is MGDMTVMQKQEIARGAEAMGAIVGRYAKRRSEKVISPLGTLSFWGKVLAVVAAGVMIASIGMIFFDASDIVVERGQKAVVARDTVNVRQAPSSNAPVVSKARSGESFNITGNKGSWTGVRTSDGKISGWIASALLNTRTARTLNFQYEMKGYFTIALIAMMVIFFALRMKKVPVEMSAGRRGSETLLVNND
- a CDS encoding SdrD B-like domain-containing protein, with the translated sequence MKFRSGVLAVFTAALLIAGCGGAGGEKTASLAFNMELLQTEGDYLIEGVVYNDLNMDSIMDVGEPGVPGAVVTLVGLDEMTTGNDGMFAFGVSAGAYTVIETDPAGYTSITENEVAVEVVDENVWVEFGDYMEPVLPVDVKPGSEINPLNLKSNGVLPVAILGSETFDVTRIDPASVRLNGVAPLRWSYEDVCGHDDMGTDPDMNGDDGDLPDGYDDMTLKFSTQEIAAALGEDLSRGDIVILTMTGDVDGSTVLGEETVWIVQVPKK
- a CDS encoding TraR/DksA family transcriptional regulator, with amino-acid sequence MINKIDLEYFRNLLEKKRKDLLARQDGQLEAASAIELDQARVGRLSRMDAMQQQAMAKATNHRSALELQRIEAALVRIRTGDYGYCLKCGEGIAEKRLKVDPGALTCIVCAGLAERN